The Planctomycetaceae bacterium genome contains the following window.
CCGCGGCGTGGGAGACTGGCACCCCGAGTCGGGCAAGTTCCCCCAGGGCCTGGGGCCCATCGCCGACTACGCGCACTCGAAGAAGCTCAAGTTCGGCCTGTGGATCGCCTGGACGCAGGGCGGCGTGGCGCAGTATCCCGCCGGCGAGGAGACGGCCCTGAGCGTCCACGATGAGAAGATGAGGGAATGGTTCACCAAGGACTATTCGCGCAAGTGGAAGACCAAGCAGTTCGTCGGGGCCGACGTGTGCCTGGGCGATCCGCGGGCGGTGGACTGGTGTACGCGGGAGCTGCGCCGGTGCGTGAAGGAGTACAAGCTGGACCTGCTCGAGCACGACCAGCGCATGATCGTCGACCACTGCCGCCGCGGCGACCACCTGCACACCGAGTCGCGCATCGACGTGACGTACCACGCCGCGATGGGCTACTACAAGGTTTACGACACGCTGCGTCGCGAGAACCCCGGCCTGCTGTTTGAAAACTGCGTCAACGGGGCGCAGATGCTCGACTACGGCATCCTGCGCCGCACACACTACACGAGCATCACCGACCACTACGACCCGCTCAACAATCGCCGGGCGCTGCACGACAGCGTGTACTACATGCCCGCCTCGATGTGCGAGTCCTATGTCGAGAACCACCCGGGCAAGACCATCGGCAACTTCAAGTACATGCTGCGCAGCGGCATGATGGGTTGGTGTACGATCATGCTCAACATGGCCCGCTGGACGCCCGAGCAGACTGCCGTCGGACGCCGGCAATTCGATATCTACAAGCAGAAGCTCCGCCCGCTGATCGAAAACGCGGACCTGTTTCACATTTCGCCGCGCCCCGACGGGGCCAACTGGGACGGCCTGCAATACTTCGACAAGCAGAGCGGCCGCGGCGCGGTCTTCGCCTTCCGCCCGAAAAGTCCCGAGGGCAAGCACGTCTTCAAACTCAAAGGCCTCGACGCGGCAGCGCAGTACGATCTTAAATACGAAGACGGATCATCGCCCGCAACCACAATCAGCGGCAAAGACCTGATGGAGCAGGGTCTGCCCGTGACGCTGGGCGAAACCGACAGCTCAGAGATCATCTGGATTCATCGCAAGTAACTCCCGTTAGGGGCGGAGCTTGCTCCGCGTGGTTGTTTCCCTGATCCTGCGTCAGAGAAGAAACCGCGCGGGGCAAGCCCCGCCGCTAACGACTGCGATGTCGCGGTCATTCATTGTTTTGAACACAATCGCGTCTTAGAATACATGCATGTCCGGACTGGGCGTAAATATCGATCACGTGGCCACCATCCGCCAGGCGCGCAAGACCATCGAGCCTGACCCGGTGTGGGCGGCGGCCCAGGCGGAACTGGGCGGGGCAGACTGCATCACGTTTCATCTGCGCAAGGACCGCCGGCACATCAACGACCGCGACGCGCATCTGCTGTCGGCCAGCGTGGGCGTCAAGCTCAACATGGAGATGTCGCTGGACGAGGAGATCGTGGCTATCGCCCTGCAGCTGCGCCCCGACCAGGCGACGCTGGTGCCCGAGAACCGCCAGGAACTGACCACCGAAGGCGGGCTCGATGCGGTCGCCTGCGCGAAGCGCCTGACCGAAGTCACCCGCGCCCTGCGCGAGGCCGGCGTGCTGGTCAGCGCGTTTGTGGACCCGATCTCGCCGCAGATTCACGCGGCGGCGGCCGCCGGCTGCCAGGCCATCGAGCTGCACACCGGCACGTACGCCAACGCCTGCCTGGCCTCGCCGCGCCGCGCGTCGGCGGGCGGCGCCCACGTCAGCGAGGCCACGCATGTTCACGCGGCTTCGGCACAGGAAGCGCTCGAGCAGATCCGCGCGGGATTGCAGGAAGGCCTGGCCGCGGGGCTGATCGTCCACGGCGGGCACGGGCTGACCTATTCCAACATCTCGCCGATCGCCGCGTTGAAAGGGTTCACCGAGTTCAACATCGGCCACTCGATCATCTCCCGCGCCGTCTTCACCGGCCTGTCCGCAGCCGTGGCCGAAATGAAACGCCTGATCGTCGACGCGGCGAGTTAGAAACTCACCACAGTAGATTAAGCCGCAGAGGTCGCAGAGGACGCTGAGGCTGTTAACAGACAAAACAACATCTTCCCTCAGCGGCCTCAGCGACCTCAGCGGCTAATTTGTGCTTACCGCCCCGAGGATCTTGAAGGGGATCGCCGGAAGAAGACCCAGGGAGTAGCGCTGCACGTTCTGGGGCTTGTTCTTGTCGGGCACGCGCACCATGAAGGCCTCGACGATGAGGTTGCCTTCCAACGGGGCTTTGATTTTTGTCGCGTCGGCTGCGAAGGTGATCTCGGTGTTGGCGCCGGCGGGGGCAATCTTGCGAATCGACACACCTGCGGGCGGGTCGACGAGTTCCATCGTGATGGTCCCGGAATTGGAGATGCTGTTGTACCCGACGGTCACGCTGCCTTGCCCGCCGGAGGCAATGGGCACCGGCAGCTCGCCGATCAGCTTGATGGGCCCGCGGCTTTGCCCGCCTCGGGCGACCACGTCGGCATAGAGTTCCAGCGCCCGCACCATGTGGCGGTAGGCAAAGGCCTGCATCATGTCTTCGGCCGGCAGGGCCGGACGCACCACGGCGCGGCGGTTGATCATCGCGCTGCCCTCGATGCGCAGGGGCATCATCTCGGCAGGAATCTTCACCGGAGCGGTGAGGGTCATTGTGGCGCGGTCGGCGCCGGGCGCGATGCGTCCCCCGCTGAGCACGAACCCTTCCGGCGCGTCCTTCAGGGACAGGTCGATGGGCCCGGAATAATCGTCGATGCGGACAGCCTGGACCGTCAGGGCGACCGTCTGCCCGCGGCGCAGACTGATCGCCGACGGCGCCAGGCGCAGGACGAAGTCGGGGCGTGGCGGGCTGACGCGCAGGCGGTAGGTGTAGCCTGGTCCGCCGGCGCCGGCCGTATCGCCCAGGTGCAGAAAGTACGTGCCGTCCTCGGGCAGGGTGAAGGCGATCGTCGGGTCGGCGTGATGGGTGCTGCGGCCGGCGGCTTTGTCTTCGCAATCGTCGCTGATGGCCAGTTGCTTTCCGGTTCCGTCGGTCAGCCTGAGCACCGCGTCCAGCGGCGAGTTCAGTTTTCGCGCCTGCACCTGCGCAACGATGCGGCTGCCCGAGCGGCCGTGGAAGCGGAACACGTCCCAGTCCCCCGGTCGGTCGATCCGCCCGTTGACGATAACCGGGGGCGTCAGGGCCTGGGCGGCGGACATTGTGTTGTTGGGTTCGCGCTCGAGCGATTCCTCGAGCGTGTCAACGGCGAAGGGCACGGCGTTGGAGGCGTTGGGGACTGTCAGCGAGTGCGTGGCGGCCTCTTCGAATCGCGGGCTCAGCGTCTTGGTCGGCAGGTTCCATCCGCTCAGTTCGACCGCCGTGGCGATGCCGGCTTTGCCGCCCAGGGGGAACACGCCGGTGATATAGGGCAGCTCCCCCACTGTCAGGCGGTAGACGAAGTCCTCGCGTCCGCGATAGAGGGCGTCCTTGATCTCGACGACGTACTGGCCGTCGGCGGGGATCTCGCACATCACGACCGGGTCGATCTGGTACTTCATGCGGTCGGCGTAGCTCAACTCCTTGCCCGAGGCGTCATAGATGGCCAGCGCCGCCTGGAACCATCCGGGCACCGCGTCGGCCAGGTACGGGATCAGGTCGCGTGCGGCCACCGCGGCGACGATGCGCTGCCCTTTGCGGGCATCGAAGCGGTAGCGGTCGACGTCGCCGGGCATGATCTGGCCGTTGATGATCACCGGCAGGGCGACGTCGAGAGGCTCCTGGGCCTCGGCGCCGCCGCGCTGGGCGTTCCTGCGGGCGCGGCGGGCCTCCCGCAGTGGCCCAGGCAAGTTCTCGTCCGGATCGGGCGCCGTCTCCCGCGTCTCGGCAAGACTGTCGACATAAAAGGTCATCGGGTTGGACAGGCCGTGGTCGGTCATCAGGCGAACCTCGCGCCGCCCCGGCGCCGCGTCGGGCGCCAGTGTGACCTTGACGATCATCGTCTCGGCGATGGCGGGGTTGAGCATCCGCTTGCGCGATTCATCCAGCAGCCGGGCGATCTCCTGCGCCCGCTGGCGATCGGTCTCGGTGACTTGGGGACGCGTGGCCGCGGCGGTGGCGGAGCGGGGGCCGCGAATCTTTTCCCGCAGCTTGCCCAGTTCCTCGCGGAGGGCGTTGGCCTCTCGGCCCGGGAGCGGATGCTGGTGCTCGACGACAACCGCCCGCACGCCCGGACCGCTGATATGCACGCCGGTGTAGCCCTGCATCAACCGCCCGCCCAGGGCGACCTGGAACTCGCTGCCCTGCCTGCCCCCGGCCGGATAAACGTACCCGATGCGCGGCGTTCGTTCCTGTGCCGACGCCGGCGCTGCCGCCAGCAACGCCGCCGCCGCGGCCATGACGGCGATGCCAATCTGTCGCGCGGAACTCACAGGATCTCCTTGAGCCGCCCTGCGGTCTTGATGCCCTCTGCGGCTGTCGGCACGGCGAGAATCGGCAGTCCTTCGGGGTTTGGCAGCCGCGCCTGGTCGTCGATGCCAAGCAGTTCGTACATGCTGGCGATCAGGTCCGCCGCGTACACGGGGCGGTCCTTGACGTCCTGGCCGCGCTCGTCGGAGGCCCCGACGACGCGGCCGCCCTTGAACCCGCCGCCGGCGAGCACGGCAGAGAACACCTTTCCGTAGTGCCCGCGTCCGCCGCTCCAGGGCGCCTCGTTCTGGACCTTGGGCGTTCGCCCGAACTCGCCGCTCCACCACACGATGGTGCTGTCGAGCAGGCGGTGGTCGGCCAAGTCCGCCAGAAGCGTGGCCATGCCCTTATCCATGTCCGGCAGCATGCGGCGCATGGCCTGGAAGTGCTGCTTGTGGGTGTCCCACCCGTTGTAGTTGATGGTCACGTAGGGCACGCCGCGCTCGACGAGTCGCCGTGCCACCAGGCACGCCTGCCCGAACGTGCTGTTGCCGTACCGCTCGCGCAGCTCGGCCTTTTCCTGCGTCAGGTCGAAGACCTTGCCCTCGTCGCCGAGGATCAGTCCATAGGCCTGTTCTT
Protein-coding sequences here:
- a CDS encoding pyridoxine 5'-phosphate synthase gives rise to the protein MSGLGVNIDHVATIRQARKTIEPDPVWAAAQAELGGADCITFHLRKDRRHINDRDAHLLSASVGVKLNMEMSLDEEIVAIALQLRPDQATLVPENRQELTTEGGLDAVACAKRLTEVTRALREAGVLVSAFVDPISPQIHAAAAAGCQAIELHTGTYANACLASPRRASAGGAHVSEATHVHAASAQEALEQIRAGLQEGLAAGLIVHGGHGLTYSNISPIAALKGFTEFNIGHSIISRAVFTGLSAAVAEMKRLIVDAAS
- a CDS encoding alpha-galactosidase yields the protein MTCKSLACACVLVAVIAANSAASAAEAKKVTLGSDDTTVTVEAADGVIAVTSLKSASGHDWLGGVSNPLPLLAAAEVDGKSVPLAWKLKKSSAQDGPPRRVEFVFECASPAMELKSVWEAYPGPGPVEHFLTLTNRGPAPVVLTLQKSLSIELKAPQDNAMEHFWAEKGASIPSRFGTHLSPVTEGYTAELISGITWPYSKDTSRPNDPMPWTTLLDRKSREGVYMGIDFSGLVKIQVKGLAPSRVKAVLGLGRDEQSEASYRTRVAPGAAFYPAPVFVGCYQGDIDDGSNRLRRWVSAHVRPAAPGTVLPVLVNNSWGSGMAVDEKLARSMIDLSAAAGLEMFHIDAGWFRGVGDWHPESGKFPQGLGPIADYAHSKKLKFGLWIAWTQGGVAQYPAGEETALSVHDEKMREWFTKDYSRKWKTKQFVGADVCLGDPRAVDWCTRELRRCVKEYKLDLLEHDQRMIVDHCRRGDHLHTESRIDVTYHAAMGYYKVYDTLRRENPGLLFENCVNGAQMLDYGILRRTHYTSITDHYDPLNNRRALHDSVYYMPASMCESYVENHPGKTIGNFKYMLRSGMMGWCTIMLNMARWTPEQTAVGRRQFDIYKQKLRPLIENADLFHISPRPDGANWDGLQYFDKQSGRGAVFAFRPKSPEGKHVFKLKGLDAAAQYDLKYEDGSSPATTISGKDLMEQGLPVTLGETDSSEIIWIHRK
- a CDS encoding PPC domain-containing protein, which produces MSSARQIGIAVMAAAAALLAAAPASAQERTPRIGYVYPAGGRQGSEFQVALGGRLMQGYTGVHISGPGVRAVVVEHQHPLPGREANALREELGKLREKIRGPRSATAAATRPQVTETDRQRAQEIARLLDESRKRMLNPAIAETMIVKVTLAPDAAPGRREVRLMTDHGLSNPMTFYVDSLAETRETAPDPDENLPGPLREARRARRNAQRGGAEAQEPLDVALPVIINGQIMPGDVDRYRFDARKGQRIVAAVAARDLIPYLADAVPGWFQAALAIYDASGKELSYADRMKYQIDPVVMCEIPADGQYVVEIKDALYRGREDFVYRLTVGELPYITGVFPLGGKAGIATAVELSGWNLPTKTLSPRFEEAATHSLTVPNASNAVPFAVDTLEESLEREPNNTMSAAQALTPPVIVNGRIDRPGDWDVFRFHGRSGSRIVAQVQARKLNSPLDAVLRLTDGTGKQLAISDDCEDKAAGRSTHHADPTIAFTLPEDGTYFLHLGDTAGAGGPGYTYRLRVSPPRPDFVLRLAPSAISLRRGQTVALTVQAVRIDDYSGPIDLSLKDAPEGFVLSGGRIAPGADRATMTLTAPVKIPAEMMPLRIEGSAMINRRAVVRPALPAEDMMQAFAYRHMVRALELYADVVARGGQSRGPIKLIGELPVPIASGGQGSVTVGYNSISNSGTITMELVDPPAGVSIRKIAPAGANTEITFAADATKIKAPLEGNLIVEAFMVRVPDKNKPQNVQRYSLGLLPAIPFKILGAVSTN